One Clostridium novyi NT genomic window carries:
- a CDS encoding AAA family ATPase, producing the protein MFTAKVISIINWKGGVGKTTLTHHLATGIQHMKLEKVEKLFKVKGFPRILLIDADAQCDLSRLCLGEDIFEEKIMGQKDGTLNELIAKVLVSEQPDLYVDKHIIKRSVRIDEKNTYNNIDIISSHPNLIFTDMDIAEYSRDKLKRSSLVNDEMYKFQIIDNILWAIKDNYDLVFIDCPPNLYYITQNALYASDYYLIPTIPDRLSCYGVPSIYKKVNELNEVFKRNYHSYVDTKLCGVVVNKVTEYSKEPKKTQARALTTLKESFDDKVFKYYLNDGDGIPMAYEHGYSAFELKNKGSSVKKQRKQIINIIEEFASKIYL; encoded by the coding sequence ATTTTTACGGCAAAAGTAATTAGTATTATAAACTGGAAGGGTGGAGTAGGAAAAACAACACTTACTCATCATTTAGCAACAGGTATACAACATATGAAACTAGAAAAAGTTGAAAAACTGTTCAAAGTTAAAGGGTTTCCCAGAATATTGTTGATTGATGCTGATGCTCAATGTGATCTTTCAAGGTTGTGCTTAGGGGAAGATATTTTTGAAGAAAAAATAATGGGGCAAAAGGATGGTACATTGAATGAACTAATAGCAAAAGTATTAGTAAGTGAACAGCCTGATTTATATGTGGATAAACACATTATAAAACGATCAGTAAGAATAGATGAAAAAAACACTTACAACAATATAGATATAATTTCATCACATCCTAATTTAATATTTACAGATATGGACATTGCTGAATATTCAAGAGATAAACTAAAGCGTAGTAGTCTTGTTAATGATGAAATGTATAAGTTTCAAATAATAGATAATATTTTATGGGCTATAAAGGATAATTATGATTTAGTGTTTATAGATTGTCCGCCTAATTTATATTACATTACTCAAAATGCTTTATATGCTAGTGATTATTATTTAATTCCTACTATACCAGATAGACTTTCATGTTATGGAGTGCCATCAATATATAAAAAAGTCAATGAATTAAATGAAGTTTTTAAAAGAAATTACCACAGCTATGTGGATACAAAATTATGTGGAGTTGTTGTAAATAAAGTTACTGAATATAGCAAAGAACCAAAGAAAACTCAAGCTAGAGCACTTACAACATTAAAAGAAAGCTTTGATGATAAAGTATTCAAATATTATTTAAATGATGGCGATGGAATTCCTATGGCATATGAACATGGATATTCTGCATTTGAACTAAAAAATAAAGGTTCAAGTGTTAAAAAGCAGAGAAAGCAAATCATAAACATAATTGAGGAATTTGCATCAAAAATATATTTATGA
- a CDS encoding DEAD/DEAH box helicase family protein, giving the protein MKIQNLKVEKQNLNEQIKIKEIQQLSKNCITGDKDFLYTRLKKSLKEAKSIDIIVAFLMESGVRLLEKDLKEVKNKNIPIRILTGNYLNITQPSALYLLKDILGDKVDLRFYKEKNRSFHPKAYIFENENGGEIFIGSSNISRSALTTGIEWNYRIDKDKNKEDFNYYKSVFEDLFLNESIIINDDELKKYSKEWKRPRVYKDVENLDDDNKEEEKIITYPQPRGAQVEALYELKKARIEGLEKAIIVAATGIGKTYLAAFDSQSFKKVLFVAHREEILTQAERSFKNIRPDVKTGFFMGNRKEADNDIVFATVQTLGKKEYLNQYFKEEDFDYIIIDEFHHAAAGNYKNIINYFKPKFLLGLTATPDRLDNKDVYSICDHNVIYEVRLKDAINKGWLVPFRYYGIYDESVNYENIEYKNGKYNEKELEEALNINKRAKLIFNNYKKYKSTRALGFCTSKQHAKFMADYFNNAGVRACAVYSGSESEEFDRKEAISMLVKGEVQVLFSIDMFNEGLDIPSIDMVMFLRPTESPTIFLQQLGRGLRKYQDKKYLNVLDFIGNYKKANLVPFLLTGGKPPSVNKNGKRGMPSNEEYPDDCIIDFQWQLIDIFKKMDEQNKKIKDKIVEDFKRVKEELGKVPTRVEMFTYIDEIIYENMKNNKKNNIFKNYLGFLNEIDELTEEEKELLNTEAEQFINMIEETSMTKTYKIPILLAFYNNGNFRIKISEKDIYESFRDFYNYGSNGIDLLRHTGTSDYKSWDEKRYLKLAFDNPIKAFLNTHDKFFYKDGNYFCINADIEKFKDNKTFLKHLKDVIEFRKVQFYKERFEKEINKYNE; this is encoded by the coding sequence TTTAAAAGAAGTTAAGAATAAAAATATTCCTATAAGAATTTTAACAGGTAATTATTTAAATATAACACAACCATCTGCATTATATCTTTTAAAAGATATTTTAGGAGATAAGGTGGATCTTAGATTTTATAAAGAAAAAAATAGAAGTTTTCATCCTAAAGCATATATTTTTGAAAATGAAAATGGGGGAGAAATATTTATTGGTTCTTCCAATATTTCAAGATCAGCATTAACTACTGGAATAGAATGGAATTATAGGATTGATAAAGATAAAAATAAGGAAGATTTTAATTATTATAAAAGTGTTTTTGAAGATTTATTTTTAAATGAATCAATAATAATAAATGATGATGAACTTAAAAAATATTCAAAAGAGTGGAAAAGACCAAGAGTATATAAAGATGTAGAAAATTTAGATGATGATAACAAGGAAGAAGAAAAAATAATCACATATCCACAACCAAGAGGTGCGCAAGTTGAGGCTTTATATGAATTGAAAAAAGCTAGAATAGAAGGGTTAGAAAAAGCTATTATAGTTGCGGCAACAGGAATAGGAAAAACATATCTTGCTGCATTTGATTCACAAAGCTTTAAAAAAGTTTTATTTGTAGCACATAGGGAAGAAATTCTAACACAGGCTGAAAGAAGTTTTAAAAATATAAGACCAGATGTTAAAACAGGATTCTTTATGGGAAACAGAAAAGAGGCGGACAATGATATAGTATTTGCAACAGTACAAACTCTTGGAAAAAAAGAATATTTAAATCAGTATTTCAAAGAAGAAGATTTTGATTACATAATAATTGATGAATTTCATCATGCAGCAGCAGGAAATTATAAAAATATAATAAATTATTTTAAGCCTAAATTTTTATTAGGGCTTACTGCAACGCCAGATAGACTTGATAATAAAGATGTATATTCTATTTGTGATCACAATGTAATATATGAAGTTCGACTTAAAGATGCAATAAATAAGGGATGGCTTGTTCCTTTTAGATATTATGGAATATATGATGAGAGTGTAAATTACGAAAATATTGAATATAAAAACGGAAAATATAATGAAAAGGAATTAGAAGAGGCTCTTAATATAAATAAAAGAGCAAAACTTATATTCAACAACTATAAAAAATATAAAAGTACAAGGGCATTAGGATTTTGTACATCTAAACAACATGCAAAATTTATGGCAGATTATTTTAATAATGCAGGGGTTAGGGCTTGTGCAGTTTATAGTGGAAGTGAAAGTGAAGAATTTGATAGAAAAGAAGCAATATCAATGCTTGTAAAAGGAGAAGTGCAAGTTTTATTTTCTATAGATATGTTTAATGAAGGATTGGATATACCTTCTATAGACATGGTTATGTTTTTAAGACCTACAGAATCTCCGACAATATTTCTTCAACAATTAGGACGTGGACTTAGAAAATATCAAGATAAAAAATATCTTAATGTACTAGACTTTATAGGAAATTATAAAAAAGCAAATTTAGTACCATTTTTATTAACAGGAGGTAAGCCACCATCAGTAAATAAAAATGGGAAAAGAGGTATGCCGTCAAATGAAGAATATCCAGATGATTGTATAATAGATTTTCAGTGGCAGTTAATTGATATATTTAAAAAGATGGATGAACAAAATAAAAAGATTAAAGATAAAATAGTTGAAGATTTTAAGAGAGTTAAAGAGGAGTTAGGAAAAGTACCAACAAGAGTGGAAATGTTCACTTACATTGATGAAATTATATATGAAAATATGAAAAATAATAAGAAGAATAATATATTTAAAAATTATTTAGGATTTTTAAATGAAATAGATGAATTAACGGAAGAAGAAAAAGAATTATTAAATACTGAAGCAGAACAATTTATAAATATGATAGAAGAAACGAGTATGACTAAAACTTATAAAATACCTATTCTTTTAGCTTTTTATAATAACGGAAATTTTAGAATTAAGATAAGTGAAAAAGATATTTATGAAAGTTTTAGAGATTTTTATAATTACGGTTCTAATGGAATAGATCTTTTAAGACATACAGGAACTTCAGATTATAAAAGTTGGGATGAGAAAAGATATTTGAAATTAGCTTTTGATAATCCAATTAAGGCATTTTTAAACACACATGATAAGTTTTTTTATAAAGATGGCAACTATTTTTGCATAAATGCTGATATAGAAAAATTTAAAGATAATAAAACTTTTTTAAAACATCTAAAAGATGTCATAGAATTTAGAAAGGTACAGTTTTATAAGGAGAGATTTGAAAAAGAGATAAATAAATATAATGAATAA